The following are from one region of the Gammaproteobacteria bacterium genome:
- a CDS encoding PAS domain S-box protein, whose translation MSETIHDSVILHPAVGAAEGITELRRQEALLKTGALQSAIFNSANFSSIATDAKGVIQIFNVGAEHMLGYAAADVMNKITPADISDPQEVIARANTLSVELGTKITPGFEALVFKAARGIEDIYELTYIRKDGSRFPAVVSVTALRDDQDAIIGYLLIGTDNTARKQAEEALLKAGALQNAIFNSANFSSIATDAKGVIQIFNVGAERMLGYTAADVMNKITPADISDPQEVIARANTLSVELGTKIAPGFDALVFKASRGIEDIYELTYIRKDGSRFPAVVSVTALRDDQNAIIGYLLIGTDNTARKQVEAEQKLLDQRLRDQQFYTRSLIESNIDALMTTDPSGIITDVNKQMEALTGCTRDELIGAPFKNYFTDPERAEAGIKRVLSEKKVTDYELTARARDGKETVVSYNATTFYDRDRKLQGVFAAARDVTERKRLDQVLQEKNAELTNAKAAAEKANLAKSDFLSSMSHELRSPLNAILGFAQLMESGSPLPTPTQKSSIDQILQAGWYLLELINEILDLALIESGKLSLSLEPISLPEVLLDCQAMIEPQTQKSGIRMSFPQFDSPYFVNADRTRVKQVFINLLSNAIKYNRAGGTVEVTCSANTAERIRISVQDTGEGLSPEKLAQLFQPFNRLGQEASAEEGTGIGLVVSKRLVELMGGKIGAESTVGVGSVFWIELNSAAALQLAAGAGEPLAPIQARVQHGAALRTLLYVEDNRANMQLVEQLIARRPDMRLLSAGDGTRGIALARTYQPEVILMDINLPGISGIQALKILREDPVTAHIPVLAISANAMPRDIQKGLEAGFFRYLTKPIKVNEFMEALDEALKFSEMEGVATHEAGQIR comes from the coding sequence ATGTCCGAGACAATCCACGATTCCGTCATTCTCCACCCAGCTGTCGGCGCGGCGGAAGGCATCACCGAACTCCGGCGCCAGGAGGCCTTGCTTAAAACCGGGGCTTTGCAGAGCGCGATTTTCAACAGCGCCAATTTCTCGAGTATCGCAACTGACGCGAAGGGCGTCATTCAGATCTTCAACGTCGGCGCGGAACACATGTTGGGCTATGCGGCCGCCGACGTGATGAACAAGATCACCCCGGCCGACATTTCCGATCCTCAGGAAGTTATCGCGCGCGCCAACACGTTGAGCGTCGAGCTCGGAACAAAGATTACGCCGGGCTTCGAGGCATTGGTGTTCAAGGCCGCGCGCGGCATCGAGGACATTTACGAGCTGACCTATATCCGCAAGGACGGCAGCCGCTTCCCGGCGGTAGTGTCGGTCACGGCGCTGCGCGACGATCAAGACGCCATCATCGGCTACCTGCTGATCGGCACCGATAATACCGCGCGCAAGCAGGCCGAAGAGGCGCTGCTCAAGGCGGGGGCCCTGCAGAACGCGATTTTCAACAGCGCCAATTTCTCGAGCATTGCTACCGACGCGAAGGGCGTCATCCAGATCTTCAACGTCGGCGCGGAACGCATGCTGGGCTACACGGCCGCCGACGTGATGAACAAGATCACCCCGGCCGACATTTCCGATCCTCAGGAAGTTATCGCGCGCGCCAACACGTTGAGCGTCGAGCTCGGAACAAAGATTGCGCCGGGCTTCGATGCATTGGTGTTCAAGGCCTCACGCGGCATCGAGGATATTTACGAGCTGACCTACATCCGCAAGGATGGCAGCCGCTTCCCGGCGGTCGTGTCGGTCACGGCGCTGCGCGACGATCAAAACGCAATTATCGGCTATCTGCTGATCGGCACCGACAACACCGCGCGCAAGCAGGTCGAAGCAGAGCAGAAGCTGCTCGATCAGCGGCTGCGCGACCAGCAGTTCTACACGCGCTCGCTCATTGAATCCAACATCGACGCGCTGATGACTACCGATCCGTCCGGCATCATTACAGACGTCAACAAGCAGATGGAGGCGCTTACCGGTTGCACACGTGACGAGCTGATCGGCGCGCCGTTCAAGAATTACTTCACCGATCCGGAGCGAGCCGAGGCAGGCATCAAGCGGGTGCTGAGCGAAAAGAAGGTCACCGACTACGAGCTAACCGCGCGCGCCAGGGACGGCAAGGAAACGGTGGTGTCCTACAATGCGACCACATTCTACGATCGCGACAGGAAGCTGCAGGGCGTGTTCGCCGCTGCGCGCGACGTCACCGAACGCAAACGCCTGGATCAGGTACTGCAGGAAAAGAACGCTGAGCTGACCAACGCCAAGGCCGCGGCGGAAAAAGCCAACCTCGCGAAATCTGATTTCCTTTCCAGCATGAGCCACGAGTTGCGCTCCCCGCTCAATGCAATCCTCGGCTTCGCCCAGTTGATGGAGTCGGGTTCGCCGCTGCCAACGCCCACACAAAAGTCAAGCATCGACCAGATTCTCCAGGCGGGATGGTATCTGCTGGAGTTGATTAACGAAATCCTCGATCTCGCGTTGATCGAGTCCGGCAAACTCTCGCTGTCGCTGGAACCCATATCGCTGCCCGAAGTGCTGCTCGATTGCCAAGCCATGATCGAACCGCAGACACAAAAAAGCGGCATACGCATGAGCTTTCCTCAGTTTGATAGCCCTTACTTTGTCAATGCCGATCGGACCCGGGTGAAGCAGGTTTTCATCAATCTGCTTTCCAACGCGATCAAATACAACCGCGCGGGGGGGACGGTCGAAGTGACGTGCAGCGCGAACACAGCGGAGCGCATACGTATTAGTGTGCAGGATACCGGCGAAGGATTGTCCCCGGAAAAACTCGCACAACTGTTCCAGCCGTTCAATCGTCTCGGACAAGAGGCCAGCGCCGAGGAAGGCACCGGCATCGGCCTGGTGGTGAGCAAGCGGCTGGTCGAATTGATGGGGGGCAAAATTGGCGCGGAAAGTACCGTCGGAGTGGGCAGTGTGTTCTGGATCGAGCTGAACTCGGCGGCCGCGCTACAACTTGCTGCCGGTGCAGGCGAACCGCTTGCGCCGATTCAGGCGCGTGTTCAGCATGGCGCAGCGCTGCGCACCCTGCTGTATGTGGAAGACAACCGGGCGAACATGCAGCTGGTCGAGCAACTCATCGCGCGTCGTCCCGACATGCGCTTGTTGAGTGCGGGTGATGGCACGCGCGGCATCGCGCTGGCGCGCACTTACCAGCCGGAGGTGATCCTTATGGACATCAATCTGCCTGGCATCAGCGGTATACAGGCGCTGAAAATCCTGCGTGAAGATCCGGTAACGGCACACATCCCGGTGCTTGCCATCAGTGCCAATGCCATGCCACGCGATATTCAGAAAGGCCTGGAGGCCGGATTCTTCCGCTATCTCACCAAGCCGATCAAAGTCAACGAGTTCATGGAAGCGCTGGATGAGGCGCTTAAATTTTCCGAGATGGAAGGGGTTGCTACCCATGAAGCCGGACAAATACGATGA
- a CDS encoding Crp/Fnr family transcriptional regulator, whose product MDSPQSPNQNHLLAALPTAEFEHIAPHLELVTMPLGDVLYESSGQLQHVYFPTTAIVSLHYVMETGASSEIAGVGNEGVVGISVFMGGDTTPSRAIVSTGGYGYRLKARLLMEEFNRTGGRRAGVMQHLLLRYTQALITQISQTAVCNRHHAVEQQLCRWLLLTLDRLPSGELAMTQELIAGILGVRREGITQAAGHLQQAGCIRYRRGHITVLDRSGLESRVCECYAVVKKEFDRLLCDVRNRQELPSASHG is encoded by the coding sequence ATGGATAGCCCGCAGAGTCCCAACCAAAACCATCTTCTCGCGGCATTGCCCACGGCTGAATTCGAGCATATCGCCCCCCATCTGGAGCTGGTCACGATGCCGCTGGGCGATGTCCTTTATGAATCCAGCGGCCAGTTGCAGCACGTATATTTTCCGACGACCGCCATCGTGTCACTGCACTACGTGATGGAGACCGGCGCTTCGTCTGAAATCGCGGGGGTGGGCAATGAGGGCGTAGTCGGCATTTCGGTGTTCATGGGGGGGGATACCACACCCAGCAGAGCCATCGTGTCTACCGGCGGTTATGGCTACCGACTGAAGGCGCGGTTGCTGATGGAGGAATTCAATCGCACCGGGGGGCGCCGCGCTGGTGTCATGCAGCATTTGTTGCTGCGCTACACCCAGGCGCTGATTACACAGATATCCCAAACGGCCGTATGCAATCGCCACCATGCGGTGGAGCAGCAACTGTGCCGCTGGCTGTTGCTGACCCTTGATCGTTTGCCCTCGGGCGAGTTGGCCATGACGCAGGAATTAATTGCCGGCATACTCGGCGTGCGGCGTGAAGGCATCACCCAGGCCGCCGGGCATTTGCAGCAAGCGGGGTGCATTCGCTATCGCCGTGGCCACATCACCGTGCTTGATCGGTCGGGCCTGGAGTCGCGCGTGTGTGAATGCTATGCAGTGGTCAAAAAAGAATTCGATCGTTTGCTGTGCGATGTACGTAATCGCCAGGAACTTCCCTCAGCCAGTCACGGTTAA
- a CDS encoding zinc-dependent peptidase, translated as MKLDNTLWRWRIRRILRRNPIPHHIWHNVTRHALVLRELDAVKMAHLRELATWFIDRKSIIGVQGLEVTPPMRVAVAAQACLLILNLGVEYFDGWIEVILYPGAFRGNHEKMDSFGLVHNEESALSGESWLRGPVILSWDDVERDVYHGRAGYNVVLHEFAHKLDGLNGGTNGMPPLHGDMHREQWTEAMSAAYDALCLQVAAGESAFINPYAATSPAEFFAVLSEYFFTAPDILKKECPSVYRQLALFYRQESLH; from the coding sequence TTGAAACTAGATAATACGCTGTGGCGCTGGCGCATTCGGAGGATTCTGAGACGCAATCCTATACCTCACCACATCTGGCACAATGTGACGCGACACGCATTGGTGTTGAGGGAGCTTGATGCGGTGAAAATGGCGCATCTGCGCGAGTTGGCGACGTGGTTTATTGATCGGAAATCGATTATCGGCGTCCAGGGCCTGGAGGTGACGCCACCGATGCGGGTAGCGGTGGCTGCCCAGGCTTGTTTGTTGATTCTGAACCTCGGAGTCGAGTACTTCGATGGTTGGATCGAGGTCATACTCTATCCCGGTGCGTTCCGTGGCAACCACGAAAAAATGGACTCATTTGGCCTGGTTCACAATGAAGAAAGCGCTTTGAGTGGTGAGTCATGGTTGCGCGGCCCGGTGATTTTATCCTGGGATGACGTTGAACGAGATGTCTATCATGGCCGCGCCGGCTACAACGTGGTGCTGCACGAGTTCGCCCATAAGCTGGATGGTCTCAATGGGGGAACCAACGGGATGCCGCCACTGCATGGTGATATGCATCGCGAACAATGGACCGAGGCCATGAGCGCGGCCTACGATGCACTGTGCTTGCAAGTGGCAGCAGGAGAATCAGCCTTTATCAATCCTTATGCCGCCACCAGCCCGGCAGAGTTTTTCGCGGTGTTGAGCGAGTATTTTTTTACCGCACCGGACATTTTAAAAAAGGAGTGCCCCAGTGTCTATCGGCAACTGGCGTTGTTTTATCGGCAGGAGTCATTGCATTGA
- a CDS encoding aquaporin, translated as MEVVLTAGLVHTILGTAAGARNIGANGAIAVGGYVALAGLWAAPISGASMNPVRSLALDLVRGDLGTAWIYVVGPVLGALIGVAFEWILKGKPTTAGSLAAQGSLGVENSTQTRGEGADK; from the coding sequence ATGGAAGTGGTGTTGACAGCCGGGTTGGTGCACACGATCCTGGGCACGGCCGCGGGGGCGCGCAACATCGGCGCTAACGGCGCCATCGCTGTGGGTGGATACGTTGCTCTGGCGGGTCTTTGGGCGGCACCTATCAGCGGCGCCTCGATGAACCCGGTGCGATCATTGGCGCTGGACCTGGTGCGTGGCGACCTTGGCACGGCGTGGATCTATGTGGTGGGGCCGGTACTGGGCGCGCTGATAGGTGTCGCTTTCGAGTGGATACTAAAGGGCAAGCCCACCACTGCTGGTTCGCTTGCGGCGCAAGGTTCACTCGGCGTCGAAAATTCGACGCAGACACGCGGGGAAGGAGCGGATAAATAA
- a CDS encoding fructose-bisphosphate aldolase class I, translating to MSISIQELEKTVADLTAPGRGILAADESTGTIEKRFKAVKVACTEEARRDYRELLFSTPGLGDFISGVILFEETLKQKTAAGVPVPQLLTTQGIVPGIKVDKGTVLLPNFPGETVTQGLDGLAQRLSEYKQLVARFAKWRAVMAIGEGIPTPSAIVANAHALARYAAICQEQGVVPIVEPEVLMDGDHTFETCARVTEEVLHAVFHALHQHGVALECMLLKPSMVVPGSACPKQVTPQQVAQATLICLRRTVPAAVPGINFLSGGQSEAAATANLNAINTGAERQPWVLSFSYGRALQAPVLKAWRGETVNKMIAQQALYQRARLNGAASQGKYTAAMESE from the coding sequence ATGTCGATATCCATACAAGAACTGGAAAAAACGGTTGCCGACCTAACGGCGCCAGGCAGGGGAATTCTCGCGGCCGACGAGAGTACCGGCACCATCGAGAAACGCTTCAAGGCAGTGAAAGTGGCGTGCACGGAGGAGGCCCGGCGCGATTACCGCGAGTTGTTATTTTCTACGCCAGGCCTCGGTGATTTTATCAGCGGTGTCATTCTGTTCGAGGAGACACTTAAACAGAAAACCGCGGCAGGCGTGCCGGTGCCGCAGTTGCTGACAACACAAGGCATAGTGCCCGGTATCAAAGTGGATAAGGGCACTGTGCTGTTGCCTAACTTTCCCGGAGAGACAGTGACGCAGGGCTTGGACGGTCTGGCGCAGCGGCTAAGCGAATATAAACAGCTGGTTGCGCGCTTCGCCAAGTGGCGCGCGGTAATGGCTATCGGTGAGGGCATCCCAACACCGTCAGCTATTGTAGCCAATGCGCATGCCTTGGCGCGTTACGCAGCCATTTGCCAGGAGCAGGGCGTGGTGCCGATCGTCGAGCCTGAGGTATTGATGGACGGCGACCACACGTTCGAGACCTGTGCACGCGTCACTGAAGAGGTGCTGCATGCAGTGTTTCACGCGCTGCACCAGCATGGCGTCGCGCTGGAGTGCATGCTCTTGAAACCCAGCATGGTCGTCCCTGGCAGCGCATGCCCCAAGCAAGTCACACCCCAGCAGGTGGCGCAAGCAACGCTTATCTGTCTGCGGCGCACGGTGCCGGCAGCGGTGCCCGGAATCAATTTCCTCTCCGGCGGGCAGAGTGAGGCGGCGGCCACGGCCAACCTCAACGCCATAAATACCGGCGCAGAAAGGCAACCATGGGTCTTGAGCTTCTCCTACGGGCGCGCCCTCCAGGCACCCGTGCTTAAGGCATGGCGCGGCGAGACGGTGAACAAGATGATCGCACAGCAAGCGCTGTACCAGCGGGCGCGTTTGAATGGCGCGGCCAGTCAAGGTAAATACACCGCCGCGATGGAGAGCGAATGA
- a CDS encoding phosphoketolase family protein, with translation MKTKKIKLTNNPLSPDVLRRINAYWRAANYLSVGQIYLYDNPLLKKPLTLDHVKPRLLGHWGTTPGLNFIYVHLNRIIQQYDLSIINVTGPGHGGPGLVANTYLEGTYSELYPNISQDEQGMKKLFTQFSFPGGIPSHVAPETPGSINEGGELGYSLAHAYGAAFDNPDLLVACVVGDGEAETGALATSWHSNKFLNPVHDGAVLPILHLNGYKIAGPTVLARISHEELDQLFRGYGYTPYFVEGDDPEQMHQLMAATLDTVVAEIKRIQHDARANGFSERPRWPMIILRSPKGWTGPESVDGKPIEGTFRAHQVPVTDFETKPKHLKILEQWMKNYRPEELFDEHGRLMPELAELAPKGERRMGANPHANGGMLLRDLSMPDFRDYAVEVPKPGAVVDEATRVQGQFMRDVLQLNAEARNFRIFSPDETASNRWGAVFEVTNRCSTADIISIDEHVAPDGRVMEMLSEHQCEGWLEGYLLTGRHGFFSCYEAFIHIVDSMFNQHAKWLKVSRDIPWRRPIASLNYLLSSHVWRQDHNGFSHQDPGFIDHVVNKKADVIRIYLPPDANTLLSITDHCLRSRNYVNVIVAGKQPELQWLDMEAAIKHCTAGLGIWEWASNDAGGDPDVVMACCGDVPTLETLAAVKILRQYFPELKIRVINVVDLMTLQPQSEHPHGLSDKDFDGLFTQDKPIVFAFHGYPWLIHRLTYRRTNHQQMHVRGYKENGTTTTPFDMVVLNDLDRFHLVIDVIDRVPSLGSRAAYAKQFMRDKLLDHKDYIEKNGEDMPEIRNWKWGTKETGKKVSPRK, from the coding sequence ATGAAGACGAAAAAGATTAAGCTCACGAACAATCCGTTGTCGCCTGATGTTCTGCGTAGGATCAACGCCTATTGGCGCGCAGCCAACTATCTGTCGGTTGGCCAGATTTATTTGTACGATAATCCTCTGCTCAAAAAACCGTTGACGCTGGATCATGTGAAGCCTCGGCTGCTGGGGCACTGGGGTACCACGCCGGGCTTGAACTTCATTTACGTTCACCTCAATCGCATCATTCAGCAATATGACCTGAGCATCATCAATGTCACAGGCCCCGGGCATGGTGGACCGGGTCTGGTGGCCAACACCTATCTGGAGGGTACTTACAGCGAGCTGTATCCGAACATTTCCCAGGACGAACAGGGCATGAAAAAGCTGTTCACCCAGTTTTCTTTTCCCGGCGGCATCCCCAGTCACGTCGCTCCGGAAACCCCGGGCTCGATTAACGAAGGCGGCGAACTCGGATATTCCCTTGCTCACGCCTATGGCGCCGCGTTCGACAATCCCGACTTGCTGGTGGCCTGCGTGGTGGGCGATGGCGAGGCGGAAACCGGCGCGCTGGCCACCAGCTGGCATTCGAACAAATTCCTCAATCCGGTTCATGATGGCGCTGTGCTGCCCATTCTGCATTTGAACGGCTACAAGATTGCCGGCCCCACCGTGCTGGCGCGCATTAGCCACGAAGAACTTGACCAGCTTTTTCGCGGTTACGGTTACACCCCGTATTTCGTCGAGGGCGACGACCCCGAGCAGATGCACCAGCTCATGGCCGCCACGCTCGATACAGTGGTCGCCGAGATCAAGCGTATCCAGCACGACGCCCGCGCCAACGGATTCAGCGAGCGGCCGCGCTGGCCGATGATCATTCTGCGCTCACCGAAGGGCTGGACCGGTCCTGAATCAGTCGATGGAAAACCGATTGAAGGGACATTCCGCGCGCATCAGGTACCTGTTACCGATTTCGAAACGAAGCCGAAGCACCTGAAGATTCTCGAACAATGGATGAAGAATTACCGCCCCGAAGAACTATTCGACGAACATGGCAGGCTCATGCCGGAACTGGCCGAACTGGCGCCGAAAGGCGAGCGGCGCATGGGGGCCAACCCGCATGCTAATGGCGGAATGCTGCTGCGCGATCTGAGCATGCCGGACTTCCGCGACTATGCGGTCGAGGTGCCGAAACCCGGCGCCGTGGTAGACGAAGCGACGCGCGTGCAGGGCCAGTTCATGCGCGACGTGTTGCAGCTCAATGCCGAGGCACGCAATTTCCGTATCTTCAGCCCGGACGAAACCGCGTCGAACCGTTGGGGCGCCGTGTTCGAAGTAACGAACCGTTGCTCGACTGCAGACATCATTTCCATCGACGAGCACGTCGCGCCCGATGGCCGGGTGATGGAGATGTTGAGCGAGCACCAGTGCGAGGGTTGGCTCGAAGGTTACCTGCTGACGGGCCGGCACGGTTTCTTCTCATGCTACGAAGCGTTTATCCATATTGTGGATTCGATGTTCAACCAGCACGCCAAGTGGCTCAAGGTATCGAGAGACATTCCATGGCGACGCCCCATCGCCTCGTTGAACTACCTGCTGTCGTCGCACGTGTGGCGGCAGGACCACAACGGATTCAGCCATCAGGATCCGGGTTTCATCGACCACGTGGTGAACAAGAAGGCGGACGTTATCCGCATCTATTTACCGCCCGACGCCAATACACTGCTGTCGATCACCGATCACTGCTTGCGCAGCCGCAATTACGTCAATGTCATCGTTGCAGGTAAACAGCCGGAACTGCAATGGCTGGATATGGAAGCAGCTATCAAGCACTGTACGGCCGGGCTCGGCATCTGGGAATGGGCCAGCAACGACGCAGGCGGTGACCCCGATGTGGTGATGGCCTGTTGCGGTGACGTGCCTACGCTGGAAACGCTAGCGGCGGTCAAGATTCTGCGGCAGTACTTTCCTGAACTGAAGATTCGCGTCATAAACGTGGTGGATTTGATGACGCTGCAGCCGCAGAGCGAACATCCTCATGGCCTTTCTGACAAGGATTTCGATGGCCTGTTCACCCAGGACAAGCCCATAGTTTTTGCCTTCCACGGCTATCCCTGGCTGATTCATCGTCTGACCTACCGCCGCACTAATCATCAGCAGATGCACGTACGCGGGTACAAGGAAAACGGCACCACCACCACCCCCTTCGACATGGTGGTGTTGAACGATCTCGACCGCTTCCACCTGGTCATCGACGTCATCGACAGGGTGCCTAGTCTGGGTTCACGCGCCGCCTATGCTAAACAATTTATGCGCGACAAACTGCTCGATCACAAGGACTACATTGAAAAAAACGGCGAAGACATGCCGGAGATTCGCAATTGGAAATGGGGTACCAAGGAAACGGGGAAGAAAGTCTCCCCGCGCAAATGA
- a CDS encoding DUF1840 domain-containing protein — protein sequence MLVTFTTDAYADITMFGDVALTMLKMMGHSATVPGAILAADVPVALNRLTDAVDAEKALPQVEDKDTDEPMVSTATRALPLINLLAAAAKANSNVMWK from the coding sequence ATGTTGGTGACTTTTACGACGGATGCCTACGCCGACATAACCATGTTTGGTGATGTCGCGCTTACTATGCTGAAAATGATGGGACACAGTGCCACAGTACCCGGTGCGATTCTGGCGGCTGATGTTCCTGTTGCCCTGAATCGGTTAACAGATGCTGTCGATGCAGAAAAAGCCTTGCCGCAAGTTGAGGACAAGGATACGGATGAACCAATGGTGAGCACGGCGACTCGTGCGCTGCCTCTCATTAATCTTCTTGCTGCCGCAGCGAAGGCAAACTCTAACGTAATGTGGAAATAA
- the mgtA gene encoding magnesium-translocating P-type ATPase, producing MESSPQLANTSRANPAGGKDAHISDQLLEKGRADAATVLQQLASRLDGLTQAEADTRLKQYGPNAIAREQRQSALLRLLSNVKNPLVLLLVALGVLSFLTGDLRATVVIFVMVILGIVLRFVQEMRADNAAEKLKAMVSNTATVVRGGKEQEVALKIMVPGDIIRLAAGDMVPADVRVLSAKDLFLNQAALTGESLPVEKKADAALADIHNPLELASICFLGTNVESGSATAVIIYTGEQTYLGSLAASIVGQRQLTSFDKGINKFTWLMILFIAVMVPTVFLLNGLSKHNWMEAFLFAMAVAVGLTPEMLPMIVTVNLSKGALAMARKKVIVKRLNAIQNFGAMDVLCTDKTGTITQGKIVLEKHLDVNGEDSEKVLHFGYLNSFHHTGLKNLLDEAILKHEELEQHLQVQEKYRKIDEIPFDFVRRRMSVVVEDESGLNTLICKGAVDEVLSLCTRVELNGEVIAVQPEHDTRRRQLADELNGQGFRVIALAYKQMQGAPDEPVYAVRDESDLILLGFLAFLDPPKDTAVEALKRLHSLNVDVKILTGDNEIITAYICKEVGMPVEHLLLGSQIEAMSDNELADAVSTSSVFARLAPAHKERIIRALQSRDHVVGFMGDGINDAPALKAADVGISVDSAVDIAKESSDIILLENNLLILEQGVLEGRRVFGNIIKYIKMAASSNFGNMFSVVGASVFLPFLPMLPIQVLINNLLYDFSQTTIPTDEVDADWLIKPRKWEIGEIQRFILFIGPISSIFDYLTFFIMLYLFNSWQNPALFHTGWFVESIFTQTLIIHVIRTNKIPFIESRASWQLIATSLIIVAVGAWLTVSPLADTLGFVVLPPLYWLLLAIMLLCYMILTQLVKTWFIRRFGE from the coding sequence ATGGAATCATCACCTCAGCTAGCTAACACAAGCAGAGCTAATCCCGCTGGCGGGAAAGATGCGCATATTTCCGATCAATTATTGGAAAAGGGGCGCGCCGATGCCGCTACCGTTTTGCAGCAGCTTGCATCGCGCTTAGATGGCCTGACGCAGGCTGAAGCCGATACTCGCTTGAAGCAATATGGGCCGAATGCGATTGCTCGGGAGCAGCGGCAATCTGCCTTGCTGCGCCTGTTGAGCAACGTCAAGAATCCATTGGTCCTGCTGCTCGTGGCGCTGGGCGTGCTTTCTTTTCTGACTGGTGACTTGCGGGCGACGGTCGTCATTTTCGTGATGGTGATTCTCGGCATAGTTCTGCGTTTCGTGCAGGAGATGCGCGCCGATAACGCGGCCGAGAAGCTTAAGGCGATGGTCAGCAACACGGCAACGGTGGTGCGAGGCGGCAAGGAGCAGGAAGTCGCGCTGAAGATTATGGTGCCGGGCGATATCATCCGACTGGCAGCCGGTGACATGGTGCCGGCCGACGTGCGCGTGCTGTCCGCCAAGGACTTGTTTCTCAATCAGGCGGCACTTACCGGCGAATCTCTACCGGTGGAAAAAAAGGCCGACGCGGCGCTCGCAGACATTCACAACCCGCTGGAACTGGCAAGCATCTGCTTCCTGGGCACCAACGTGGAAAGCGGATCGGCAACGGCGGTGATCATTTACACCGGCGAGCAGACTTACTTGGGATCGCTAGCCGCCAGTATCGTCGGACAGCGTCAGTTGACCAGCTTCGATAAGGGCATCAACAAGTTTACCTGGCTGATGATCCTGTTCATCGCCGTGATGGTGCCGACCGTCTTTCTGCTCAACGGGCTGAGCAAACACAACTGGATGGAAGCATTTCTGTTTGCGATGGCCGTGGCAGTCGGGCTTACGCCGGAGATGCTGCCGATGATCGTCACGGTCAACCTGTCCAAGGGTGCGCTGGCGATGGCGCGCAAGAAAGTGATTGTAAAGCGCCTGAATGCCATTCAGAACTTCGGTGCGATGGATGTGCTATGCACCGACAAGACCGGCACGATTACCCAGGGCAAGATCGTGCTGGAAAAACACTTGGACGTGAACGGCGAAGACAGCGAGAAGGTGCTGCATTTTGGCTACCTGAACAGCTTTCATCATACCGGCCTGAAGAACCTGCTGGACGAGGCCATCCTCAAGCATGAGGAACTGGAACAACACCTGCAAGTGCAAGAGAAGTACCGCAAGATAGACGAGATTCCGTTCGACTTCGTGCGGCGCCGGATGTCGGTGGTGGTGGAAGATGAAAGCGGACTGAATACGCTGATCTGCAAAGGCGCGGTCGACGAAGTGCTGAGCCTGTGCACGCGGGTGGAACTGAATGGCGAGGTGATCGCGGTGCAGCCCGAACATGACACCAGACGCCGGCAGCTTGCGGACGAACTTAATGGACAGGGCTTCCGTGTCATCGCCTTGGCATATAAGCAAATGCAGGGGGCGCCGGATGAGCCGGTGTACGCGGTCAGGGATGAGTCGGACCTGATCCTGCTGGGTTTTTTGGCCTTCCTCGATCCGCCCAAGGACACCGCCGTCGAGGCCTTGAAGCGGCTGCACAGCCTAAATGTGGACGTCAAAATTCTGACCGGCGATAACGAAATCATCACCGCCTACATCTGCAAGGAAGTAGGCATGCCGGTGGAGCATCTGTTGCTCGGCTCGCAGATCGAGGCGATGAGCGATAACGAACTTGCCGATGCTGTATCAACAAGCAGCGTGTTTGCGCGGCTGGCTCCGGCGCACAAGGAGCGCATCATCCGCGCACTGCAGAGCCGCGATCACGTGGTCGGCTTTATGGGTGACGGCATCAACGACGCCCCAGCACTCAAGGCGGCCGATGTGGGTATTTCAGTGGATAGCGCAGTCGACATCGCCAAGGAGTCCTCCGACATCATCCTGCTGGAAAACAACTTGCTGATACTGGAGCAGGGCGTGCTGGAGGGGCGGCGGGTGTTCGGCAACATCATCAAGTACATCAAGATGGCGGCCAGCTCCAACTTCGGCAACATGTTCAGTGTGGTCGGGGCCAGCGTGTTTTTGCCCTTCCTGCCGATGTTGCCGATCCAGGTGTTGATCAACAATCTGCTGTACGACTTCTCGCAGACCACGATCCCCACCGACGAGGTAGACGCCGACTGGCTGATCAAGCCGCGCAAGTGGGAGATAGGCGAGATCCAGCGTTTTATCCTGTTTATCGGACCGATCAGTTCGATCTTCGATTACCTGACATTCTTCATCATGCTGTATCTTTTCAACAGCTGGCAAAACCCGGCACTGTTCCACACCGGCTGGTTCGTGGAGTCGATCTTCACCCAGACGCTGATCATCCATGTTATTCGCACCAACAAGATTCCGTTCATCGAAAGCCGGGCCAGCTGGCAGCTGATTGCCACTTCGCTGATCATCGTTGCAGTCGGCGCCTGGCTGACGGTTTCGCCGCTGGCCGACACGCTCGGCTTTGTCGTGCTGCCACCGCTGTACTGGCTGCTGCTGGCGATCATGCTGCTGTGCTATATGATCCTGACTCAGCTGGTGAAGACCTGGTTTATCCGCAGGTTTGGCGAATGA